A single window of Candidatus Rhabdochlamydia oedothoracis DNA harbors:
- a CDS encoding glycosyltransferase family 4 protein, producing the protein MDARMLVQSGIGTYLKNILEHLKQAPIHWYVLIHPHQKNSYFDGMEVIPIFTPIYSPVEQIDFARKIPSCDLFWSPHFNVPIFPVSSKKRLTTIHDLFHLAYPKLLSRLERFYAGFLIKQAAYRSDQIITDSHFSKSELCKYTNVIANKIEVIPLAVDLDRFSPKKGSHQILEKFNIKKKFLLYVGNLKVHKNIQALLLAFDLLDKRGFSEIDFVCVGNSKDMKRLDDSCFKQSLQHLKHRLHFVGNVSDEELVDFYRAAVLMIFPSLYEGFGLPPLEAMACGCPTICSYAASLPEVCKTATLYCNPYNYRHIAELIEKVMIDVDLRQQLINRGLQLVKTLSWEISAQKHLEKIDQLIEI; encoded by the coding sequence GTGGATGCAAGAATGCTTGTTCAATCTGGCATTGGTACTTATCTAAAAAATATATTGGAGCATTTAAAACAAGCTCCCATACACTGGTATGTTTTAATTCATCCTCATCAAAAAAACTCTTATTTTGATGGGATGGAAGTGATCCCCATTTTTACACCTATTTATTCACCAGTAGAACAAATAGACTTTGCTAGGAAAATCCCCTCTTGCGATCTTTTTTGGTCTCCTCATTTTAATGTTCCTATTTTCCCTGTTTCTTCTAAGAAAAGACTAACCACTATTCATGATTTATTTCATTTAGCCTATCCTAAATTATTGAGTCGATTAGAGCGTTTTTATGCAGGGTTTTTGATCAAACAGGCAGCTTATCGGTCTGATCAAATCATTACAGATTCTCATTTTTCAAAAAGCGAATTGTGCAAATATACCAACGTTATAGCAAATAAAATAGAGGTGATTCCTCTGGCGGTTGATTTAGATAGATTCTCACCGAAAAAGGGAAGTCATCAAATATTAGAGAAGTTTAATATTAAGAAAAAATTTTTGTTGTATGTAGGAAATCTCAAAGTTCATAAAAACATACAAGCCTTGCTTTTAGCCTTTGATTTGTTAGATAAACGAGGGTTTTCCGAAATAGATTTTGTTTGTGTTGGCAATTCTAAAGACATGAAACGCCTCGATGATTCATGTTTTAAACAAAGCTTGCAGCATTTAAAGCACCGATTGCATTTTGTGGGAAATGTTTCGGATGAAGAGCTCGTCGACTTTTATAGAGCAGCTGTGTTAATGATATTTCCTTCTTTATATGAAGGTTTTGGCCTCCCACCTTTAGAGGCAATGGCTTGCGGTTGCCCCACCATCTGTTCTTACGCGGCATCTCTGCCAGAGGTTTGTAAGACAGCAACACTTTACTGCAACCCCTATAACTATCGACATATAGCAGAGCTTATTGAAAAAGTAATGATAGATGTTGATTTAAGACAACAATTGATTAACAGAGGATTACAACTTGTAAAAACCCTAAGCTGGGAAATATCTGCGCAAAAACATTTGGAAAAGATCGATCAGTTAATTGAAATATGA
- the gmd gene encoding GDP-mannose 4,6-dehydratase, protein MKTVLITGITGQDGSYLAELLLGKGYEVHGMVRRSSHCNLGRISHLHKDLHLHEGDLTDSSNVESIIQSVLPDEIYNLAAMSHVGTSFKMPIHTADVDALGTMRLLEAIRKICSKSRFYQASTSELFGKVQETPQTEKTPFYPRSPYGVAKLYAYWAVVNYREAWDLFACNGILFNHESPRRGENFVSRKITLAVARIMHKQQERLQLGNLDAKRDWGYAKDFVEGMWRILQQATAEDFVLATGEMTSVRNFVELAFQEVGTTIEWIGQGIEEKGIDCRTGRVLVEVNPQFFRPSEVELLIGDPTKAIQKIGWKSHTNLKELVSLMINSDLKLVQQSVRKETEVCF, encoded by the coding sequence ATGAAAACAGTGCTTATTACAGGAATAACAGGACAAGATGGATCTTATTTGGCAGAGCTCTTGCTAGGAAAAGGTTATGAGGTGCATGGAATGGTGCGGAGATCTTCTCATTGTAATCTAGGAAGAATTTCTCATCTGCATAAAGATCTACATTTACATGAAGGAGATCTTACCGATTCAAGCAATGTAGAAAGCATAATTCAATCCGTCTTACCAGATGAAATCTATAATTTAGCAGCGATGAGTCATGTTGGCACCTCTTTTAAAATGCCTATACATACAGCAGATGTGGATGCTCTAGGAACAATGCGTTTACTCGAAGCAATACGTAAGATCTGTTCAAAATCGAGATTTTATCAAGCTTCTACTTCAGAGTTATTTGGCAAAGTACAGGAAACTCCTCAAACGGAAAAAACTCCTTTTTATCCTAGATCTCCTTATGGAGTAGCAAAGCTTTATGCTTATTGGGCTGTTGTTAATTACAGAGAAGCCTGGGATCTATTTGCGTGTAATGGGATTCTATTCAATCATGAAAGCCCACGTCGAGGAGAAAATTTTGTATCTCGTAAAATTACCCTAGCAGTAGCTAGAATTATGCACAAACAACAGGAAAGACTACAGCTTGGCAATCTAGATGCAAAAAGGGATTGGGGTTATGCTAAAGATTTTGTAGAAGGCATGTGGCGTATATTGCAGCAAGCTACTGCAGAAGATTTTGTATTAGCTACAGGAGAGATGACAAGCGTCAGAAATTTTGTAGAGCTAGCTTTTCAGGAAGTGGGTACTACTATTGAATGGATAGGGCAAGGAATAGAAGAAAAAGGGATTGATTGTCGAACAGGACGTGTACTAGTAGAAGTTAATCCACAATTTTTTCGCCCTTCAGAAGTAGAACTACTCATAGGAGATCCTACCAAAGCTATACAAAAAATAGGATGGAAGTCTCATACCAATTTAAAAGAGCTTGTTAGTCTCATGATTAATAGTGATCTAAAACTAGTGCAGCAAAGCGTTAGAAAAGAAACCGAGGTTTGTTTTTGA
- a CDS encoding toxin-antitoxin system YwqK family antitoxin — protein MLRFVFLTFCLLCVKISFGSEVGPKMRQPHWSSKIIETYPNSNPKKVVFYDREPSQVVKQILLYPNGQIKTETDLSVIEDGEELKAVPHGVCLFFTAEGKLEKKMIYDRGVLHGTMKLFFPDGTLQGTCGFKQGQRDGLMVSYHPNAEKAEEVIYENGKIIGEVIRYHEKGKRAAVIPYEEGVPHGCAMEWYPTGRKKTVLQYKNGSLHSNGRDPAVIAYTPDEVMQEVQDFCEGKLVGLHVKYHANGQESYKVAYKEGLKEGKERFFSTEGKLLGEGNYIKGQPIGKHWRKAENGVQILSAHFDEKGNTIEPIIECNDKGQLIAHYSLLDGKNHQKYLQWHDNGNLKVEYNYDMGKLNGEQKEYYPSGQIKLKAMYVENEKEGLYEEWYENGNLAQRAVFKNKGLDGLYEQWYENGQLKTQEHHVMGKLDQEQKHWHENGVLQLSIQFDLGKKQGLYQEWNNKKEQIVCANYDQDRLIGVVKAWWSTDLLREITHYDEEGKLNGVHEEYYPNGQQKAFVNYSNDLLEGTMKTWYEDGGPCAIKTFKQGLPVGEHKEYYSAQQLQEKSVVNADKKLLQIAQHVFFDEKGEMHGKQKVYHQNGALFSCVHYEHGQMHGSKAIWSADGVLVEEANYNHGKLDGRFFEKLPDGREVVYHYKDNQRNGIHEVYYPPNEYFAKTKAFESFFVNDQLEKEVIEYNEAGVKVGVTPYVNGKKEGIAKIFSPEGQLLVAIPFHQDSKEGICVQYYPNQKPFVETPYQQDKRKGTEKTYHLNGELAKSVEYDNDLMNGLYQEWNQAGILVFEAEYQEGKRHGKFNKFYDDGSPYISQTFLEDELHGVKKKYDKEGKMVESFYERGKEV, from the coding sequence ATGCTAAGATTTGTCTTTTTAACCTTTTGTCTTTTGTGTGTAAAAATATCTTTTGGCTCTGAAGTTGGGCCTAAAATGCGTCAACCTCACTGGTCTTCTAAGATTATAGAAACCTATCCCAATTCAAATCCTAAAAAAGTGGTATTCTATGATCGGGAACCGAGTCAAGTTGTTAAGCAAATTTTACTCTATCCCAATGGACAGATTAAAACAGAAACAGATCTATCTGTAATCGAGGATGGGGAGGAATTAAAAGCTGTACCTCATGGTGTGTGTTTGTTTTTTACAGCCGAAGGGAAATTAGAGAAGAAAATGATCTATGATCGTGGAGTGTTACATGGAACCATGAAGCTTTTTTTCCCAGATGGAACGCTGCAAGGAACTTGTGGGTTTAAACAGGGACAAAGAGATGGATTAATGGTTTCCTATCACCCCAATGCAGAAAAAGCAGAAGAGGTGATTTATGAAAATGGGAAGATTATCGGTGAGGTGATCAGATATCACGAGAAGGGAAAACGCGCTGCTGTCATTCCTTATGAAGAGGGTGTTCCTCATGGGTGTGCAATGGAATGGTATCCAACTGGTAGGAAAAAAACCGTTCTTCAATATAAAAATGGATCTCTTCATTCCAATGGTAGAGATCCTGCGGTTATTGCCTATACGCCCGATGAGGTGATGCAAGAGGTTCAAGATTTTTGTGAAGGAAAGCTTGTAGGATTACATGTCAAATATCATGCTAATGGACAAGAGAGCTATAAAGTAGCTTATAAAGAAGGTTTAAAAGAGGGGAAAGAGCGCTTTTTCAGTACAGAAGGTAAATTACTAGGAGAAGGTAATTACATAAAAGGTCAGCCGATTGGTAAGCATTGGCGCAAAGCAGAGAATGGCGTACAGATTTTATCTGCGCATTTTGATGAGAAGGGCAATACCATAGAACCTATCATTGAATGCAATGACAAAGGACAACTCATTGCTCATTACTCTCTACTAGATGGTAAAAATCATCAAAAATATCTGCAGTGGCATGATAATGGAAACCTTAAAGTAGAGTATAACTACGATATGGGTAAACTCAATGGGGAACAGAAAGAGTATTATCCATCGGGACAGATCAAGTTAAAAGCTATGTATGTAGAGAATGAAAAAGAAGGGCTTTACGAAGAATGGTATGAGAATGGAAATCTCGCACAAAGAGCTGTTTTTAAAAATAAAGGTTTAGATGGTCTTTATGAACAATGGTATGAAAATGGACAACTTAAAACCCAGGAACATCATGTGATGGGTAAATTAGACCAAGAACAAAAACATTGGCATGAAAACGGGGTTTTGCAATTAAGCATTCAATTTGATTTAGGAAAAAAGCAGGGCTTGTATCAAGAATGGAATAATAAAAAAGAGCAGATTGTATGCGCTAACTACGATCAAGATAGGTTAATAGGTGTTGTAAAAGCATGGTGGAGTACAGATCTTCTTAGAGAGATCACACATTATGATGAGGAAGGAAAACTCAATGGTGTGCATGAAGAATATTATCCAAATGGTCAACAAAAAGCATTTGTGAACTACTCTAATGATTTATTAGAAGGAACCATGAAAACCTGGTATGAAGATGGCGGCCCTTGTGCAATTAAAACTTTTAAACAAGGTCTCCCTGTAGGAGAACACAAAGAGTATTATTCTGCTCAACAATTACAAGAAAAAAGTGTGGTTAACGCAGACAAAAAACTTTTACAAATTGCCCAACATGTATTTTTTGATGAGAAAGGAGAAATGCACGGTAAACAAAAAGTGTACCATCAAAATGGAGCTCTTTTCTCGTGCGTGCATTATGAACATGGCCAAATGCATGGAAGTAAAGCCATTTGGTCAGCTGATGGAGTGTTAGTAGAGGAGGCTAATTACAATCATGGAAAGCTCGATGGACGGTTTTTTGAAAAGTTGCCTGATGGCAGAGAAGTTGTGTATCACTATAAGGATAATCAAAGAAACGGTATTCACGAAGTGTATTACCCGCCGAATGAATATTTTGCAAAAACCAAAGCCTTTGAGTCTTTCTTCGTAAATGACCAATTGGAAAAAGAGGTTATAGAATATAACGAAGCAGGAGTAAAAGTAGGAGTTACCCCTTATGTAAATGGGAAAAAAGAGGGAATTGCTAAAATATTTTCACCAGAGGGACAATTATTAGTGGCTATACCTTTTCATCAGGATAGTAAAGAAGGGATATGCGTACAATATTACCCCAATCAGAAACCCTTTGTAGAAACACCTTATCAGCAAGATAAGAGAAAAGGAACTGAGAAAACCTACCATTTGAATGGAGAGCTGGCCAAAAGTGTAGAGTATGACAACGATCTTATGAATGGTCTTTATCAAGAGTGGAATCAAGCAGGGATTCTTGTGTTTGAAGCGGAATATCAAGAGGGTAAACGACATGGTAAATTTAATAAATTCTACGATGATGGCTCCCCCTATATCTCTCAGACCTTTCTCGAGGATGAGCTACATGGTGTGAAGAAGAAATACGATAAAGAGGGCAAAATGGTAGAATCTTTTTATGAAAGAGGAAAAGAGGTATGA
- the rsmD gene encoding 16S rRNA (guanine(966)-N(2))-methyltransferase RsmD: MSLRILGGDFRGRLLKSPKTLLTRPTLAVLRKAVFDILHDKIKDALFLDLFAGSGAMGIEALSRGASHVTFVDKNQLATRCLKENIQLLQLEKHCSILPCSYKRALKQLVKKELQFDIAYIDPPYELSLKTTILQEIFALFDNSCLIKPNGIVFIEETAHTQFELKSFTFVNGRKFSDTLLQQYQRESTY, encoded by the coding sequence ATGAGCTTACGTATTCTAGGCGGCGATTTTCGCGGTCGTCTGCTTAAATCCCCCAAAACTTTACTAACTCGTCCTACCCTAGCGGTGCTCCGCAAAGCGGTATTTGATATTCTCCATGACAAGATTAAAGATGCTCTTTTCCTTGATTTATTTGCAGGATCTGGAGCAATGGGTATAGAAGCTTTGAGTCGAGGGGCTTCGCATGTCACCTTTGTTGATAAAAACCAGTTAGCAACACGCTGTCTAAAAGAAAATATTCAATTACTACAATTAGAAAAACACTGCTCTATTTTGCCATGTAGCTATAAACGAGCTTTAAAACAGTTGGTCAAAAAAGAGCTCCAGTTCGATATCGCTTATATCGATCCTCCTTATGAACTCTCTCTTAAAACAACTATTTTGCAAGAGATCTTTGCATTATTTGATAACTCTTGTTTAATCAAACCAAATGGAATTGTCTTTATTGAAGAAACCGCTCATACGCAGTTTGAGCTTAAATCATTTACATTTGTAAATGGGCGGAAATTTAGTGATACGCTTTTGCAGCAGTATCAAAGAGAAAGCACCTACTAA
- a CDS encoding VWA domain-containing protein has protein sequence MTASLKNRFIFLSCLVFSLAMHVACICILYSLSLHKQHNLSALFWFSSSNPHLLQIDEENKQHTLQEVFEQIVVVPSNHQTPYDLLSSNRSLELAPDLELVDSLSLVKRNPLSFSIEESYSLISVCLPKLESEPLLTPPTTSMDSFVNKKPEIDPVMQTTLAPQLLPQASETFNDKEQLSLPKENRRATIYKENLKFPLAAPAINLSIQNISPIIDPHQIDQLAAQMKSPPALFSEIEHLEVQRHFLPEISPISRLKNYCFPSFAIANDWNHLFETHVSYTPQDKGYVFSVELFPKRDLSHYRLKQHICFILDRSRAVPRHRFAVFKRAVLKALASMQEEDSFNIFIIDKKVTCFNASKLKISKQNIRQAEEFLEAQTFGSKASSSDIYKSLESLLLDLSQQEIVCNAILLTAGKNTFNSTLQQQTVKKWLENKQGHITLHTAAVGRENDLTFFNLMSTSGGGFLVYSDTHASFPRKLAKLVLDLKDPLLTHLTLSAKPSDVTSFVDLSPSSQSVLYQGTPYKITGYIDDPCTFELSIQGKQHRQWIAIKKNICFADAEEAAPYLENQWKMTKAHARFLKEGKRDLLSDAEKVLKSRFEAAFE, from the coding sequence ATGACAGCATCCTTAAAAAATCGTTTCATTTTTCTCTCATGCCTTGTTTTCTCTCTTGCTATGCATGTAGCTTGTATATGTATCCTTTATTCTCTTTCTTTGCATAAACAGCACAATCTCTCTGCACTTTTTTGGTTTTCATCATCAAATCCTCATCTTTTACAAATAGATGAAGAGAACAAACAACATACTTTGCAAGAGGTTTTTGAACAAATTGTGGTGGTTCCTTCCAATCATCAAACCCCGTATGATTTACTCTCATCTAATCGCTCACTTGAGTTAGCTCCTGACCTAGAATTGGTTGATTCTTTATCTCTTGTAAAGAGAAATCCTCTATCTTTTTCTATAGAAGAATCTTACTCTCTAATTTCTGTTTGCTTGCCCAAATTAGAAAGCGAACCTCTTTTAACTCCTCCTACTACCTCAATGGATTCTTTTGTTAATAAAAAACCGGAAATTGATCCTGTAATGCAAACGACATTAGCTCCTCAGCTACTACCACAAGCATCAGAGACATTTAATGATAAAGAGCAACTGTCCTTACCTAAAGAAAATAGGAGAGCCACTATCTACAAAGAAAATCTGAAATTTCCCCTAGCAGCTCCTGCGATAAATTTATCCATTCAAAATATTTCTCCTATTATAGATCCTCACCAAATAGATCAACTAGCTGCTCAAATGAAAAGTCCTCCTGCTCTTTTTTCAGAAATAGAACATTTGGAAGTTCAGCGTCATTTTTTACCTGAAATTTCTCCTATTTCTCGTTTGAAAAATTACTGCTTTCCTTCTTTTGCCATTGCTAATGATTGGAATCACCTCTTCGAAACACACGTAAGCTATACTCCTCAAGATAAAGGGTATGTATTCTCCGTCGAGCTTTTCCCTAAACGAGACTTAAGCCACTATCGCTTAAAACAACATATCTGCTTTATTCTAGATCGTTCCAGAGCCGTTCCTAGACATCGCTTTGCTGTTTTTAAAAGAGCGGTTCTAAAAGCATTAGCAAGTATGCAAGAAGAAGATAGCTTTAACATTTTTATCATTGATAAAAAAGTAACCTGTTTTAACGCATCTAAGCTCAAAATTTCCAAGCAAAATATTCGGCAAGCAGAAGAATTTTTAGAAGCGCAAACATTTGGTAGTAAAGCTTCTTCCTCCGATATTTATAAAAGCTTGGAAAGCTTGCTTTTAGACCTATCGCAACAAGAGATCGTTTGTAATGCCATTTTGTTAACCGCTGGTAAAAACACGTTTAACTCCACACTGCAGCAACAAACGGTTAAAAAATGGCTAGAAAATAAACAAGGCCATATAACGCTTCATACCGCAGCTGTGGGGAGAGAAAATGACCTGACATTTTTCAATCTTATGAGTACGAGCGGTGGGGGTTTTCTGGTTTACTCCGATACACATGCCTCTTTTCCACGTAAACTGGCTAAGTTGGTATTAGATCTAAAAGACCCACTTCTGACACATCTTACTCTTTCAGCTAAACCCTCCGATGTTACCTCTTTTGTGGACTTAAGCCCCTCTTCTCAATCGGTTCTCTACCAAGGGACTCCCTATAAAATTACAGGTTATATAGATGACCCTTGTACATTTGAACTATCCATCCAAGGTAAACAACATCGCCAATGGATTGCTATCAAAAAAAACATTTGCTTTGCTGATGCAGAAGAAGCTGCTCCCTATTTAGAAAACCAATGGAAAATGACAAAAGCACATGCGCGTTTTTTAAAAGAAGGGAAAAGAGATTTACTTAGCGATGCAGAAAAAGTCTTAAAATCCCGCTTTGAAGCAGCATTCGAATGA
- a CDS encoding tetratricopeptide repeat protein: MIVLLTSGYLHADPDDPVFRESIELRQIADYWKEQEYALAKERIYQFLETYPTTVFKEQLYAMLADLFVKEKNYLAAIDFYQKIPFEKKSQTSLFHNVYCLYQLGLWEEVITQAPHVMKHASTTKEQLDIVRFSFAEALMQTALKIEDSSHKKEVLLQAESEYKRLLSTRYACDSLYSLAHINVLLENPMQAAHLYLTLAEKDSENKEQYLFQAGYLQMKIDPNKAIENLEKVCSLKKEKGSQAAHLLLQILFQQREYSKILIMREKLSDLIVSDPLISYYTGKSLYQINNPDQAIFFLMQFLESPNDASYEKSAIITLISCAKMTKNWSLLEENLEYLIHSFPQDTQTLDLILMYTQLCKQEKNWGKMAEYSQKLLELSPDHPKKETLIYEQGLCSIHEQNLEQAIQKILAFLENFPHSAYAKPAWRHLLNCCMQDLKQSPLDLYSEKQAVFITHTTKALEQPELFSEEEKQKMHWLLIQSLFEQKQYQKSLDASEKYVEQYGCSADTYLFTALCQEHLGVEALQIAGNFEKALADPKSTHGRICNRKLYNLYLSAAQEMPENLSEALFLKAANCLFANIDESVELNNLDWLAHFYYQQFEIAEKENKNFYAKRAKISFEKLLDHRSLPVESWLELEVLKLCALYDSLREKAKKTPLLEMLAKQQKEFFSIEWKWQRRVLFELALSYQEQKRYKEAIKVYDNLIDSSKHVLSYYGSAALLEKARLQFSLLSEQERQEGSKTIIAICDALKEVQIRKKLLSEPLHLEAALEYIEVKTCISSSPLERKLELLLQMRDAFSLTEDPSVQYYLSTQDLFPDKMQLYQDYLSFIDLEIISIKAQLAKKNQRKNIYQKLKKNALARLDELEAKGLHDSLQMRVQLSKETLQDIL; encoded by the coding sequence TTGATCGTTTTACTGACCTCAGGTTATCTACACGCAGATCCAGATGATCCTGTTTTTAGAGAAAGTATTGAGCTCAGGCAAATTGCCGATTATTGGAAAGAACAAGAGTACGCCTTAGCTAAAGAGCGCATCTACCAATTCTTAGAAACCTACCCAACGACTGTTTTTAAAGAACAATTATATGCCATGCTAGCTGATCTTTTTGTAAAAGAGAAAAATTACCTAGCAGCTATAGATTTTTATCAAAAAATCCCTTTTGAAAAAAAATCGCAAACCAGCTTATTTCACAATGTCTATTGTCTCTATCAATTAGGTCTATGGGAAGAGGTAATTACCCAAGCTCCACATGTAATGAAACACGCTAGCACAACTAAAGAACAATTAGACATAGTACGTTTTTCTTTTGCAGAAGCTCTGATGCAAACCGCACTAAAGATCGAAGATTCCTCTCATAAAAAAGAGGTGCTTTTACAAGCTGAATCTGAGTATAAAAGACTGCTTAGCACCCGCTATGCTTGTGATTCCCTCTATTCTTTAGCTCATATCAATGTCCTTTTAGAGAACCCTATGCAAGCAGCTCATCTCTATCTCACGCTAGCTGAAAAAGACTCTGAAAATAAAGAGCAGTACTTGTTCCAAGCAGGTTATTTACAAATGAAAATAGATCCGAATAAAGCTATAGAAAACTTGGAAAAGGTTTGTTCTTTAAAAAAAGAAAAAGGATCTCAAGCAGCTCATCTATTATTGCAAATACTTTTTCAGCAAAGAGAGTATAGCAAAATCCTTATCATGCGCGAGAAACTAAGCGATCTCATCGTTTCAGATCCTTTGATTTCCTATTATACAGGCAAAAGCCTGTATCAAATCAATAATCCCGATCAAGCGATTTTTTTTCTCATGCAGTTTCTCGAAAGTCCCAACGACGCCTCTTACGAAAAAAGCGCCATAATCACTTTGATTTCTTGTGCAAAAATGACTAAAAATTGGTCTCTTTTAGAAGAAAATCTTGAATACTTAATACATTCTTTCCCTCAAGATACACAAACATTAGATCTGATTTTGATGTACACCCAGTTATGTAAACAGGAGAAAAACTGGGGGAAAATGGCAGAATACTCGCAAAAACTATTAGAATTATCCCCCGATCATCCTAAAAAAGAAACCTTGATTTACGAACAAGGTCTTTGCTCTATTCATGAACAAAATCTAGAGCAAGCCATTCAGAAGATTTTAGCATTTTTAGAAAACTTTCCTCATTCTGCTTATGCAAAACCAGCATGGCGCCATCTTTTAAATTGTTGCATGCAGGATCTAAAACAGTCTCCTCTAGATCTATATTCTGAAAAACAAGCTGTATTCATCACCCATACAACAAAAGCTTTGGAACAACCAGAGCTTTTTTCCGAGGAAGAAAAACAAAAAATGCACTGGTTGCTCATTCAATCCCTATTTGAACAAAAGCAGTATCAAAAATCTCTAGATGCATCTGAAAAATATGTAGAGCAATATGGATGTTCAGCTGATACGTATCTTTTCACAGCTCTGTGTCAAGAACACCTCGGCGTAGAAGCTCTTCAAATAGCAGGGAACTTCGAAAAGGCATTAGCTGATCCAAAATCCACACATGGACGCATTTGCAATCGTAAGCTTTACAACTTGTATCTATCTGCTGCACAAGAAATGCCCGAAAATTTAAGCGAGGCTCTTTTCTTAAAAGCAGCAAACTGCCTTTTTGCCAATATAGATGAGTCAGTGGAGTTAAATAACCTCGATTGGCTGGCTCACTTTTACTATCAGCAATTTGAAATTGCAGAAAAAGAAAACAAAAATTTTTATGCTAAGCGAGCCAAAATCTCTTTTGAAAAACTTCTTGATCACCGTAGCTTGCCTGTTGAATCTTGGTTAGAATTAGAAGTATTAAAACTTTGCGCTTTATATGATTCTCTTAGAGAAAAAGCAAAAAAAACGCCTCTCTTAGAAATGCTAGCAAAGCAGCAAAAAGAGTTTTTCTCTATAGAATGGAAGTGGCAAAGAAGAGTGCTCTTTGAATTAGCCCTTTCCTATCAAGAGCAAAAGCGTTATAAGGAAGCAATCAAAGTATATGACAATCTCATTGATTCTTCTAAACATGTATTATCTTACTACGGAAGTGCTGCTCTTCTAGAAAAAGCGCGTTTACAATTTTCTCTACTCTCTGAACAAGAAAGGCAAGAGGGCTCTAAAACCATTATAGCTATTTGCGATGCGTTAAAAGAAGTACAGATTAGAAAAAAACTTTTATCAGAACCACTTCATTTGGAAGCTGCCTTGGAATACATCGAAGTAAAAACTTGTATATCTTCTAGCCCTTTAGAAAGGAAATTAGAATTACTTCTGCAGATGAGAGATGCTTTTTCTTTAACAGAGGATCCCTCTGTTCAATACTACCTCTCGACACAAGATCTTTTTCCAGATAAAATGCAATTGTATCAAGATTATTTAAGCTTTATTGATTTAGAGATAATCTCTATAAAGGCTCAATTAGCTAAAAAAAATCAACGTAAAAACATTTATCAGAAATTGAAAAAAAATGCTCTTGCCAGACTCGATGAATTAGAAGCAAAAGGCCTACATGACTCATTACAAATGAGAGTACAATTGAGCAAGGAGACTCTACAAGATATTTTATGA
- a CDS encoding tetratricopeptide repeat protein — MTTTQNIHSDYELHTEIAKLCSEYQESFKTITCQYAFFHIIFFLIALIELSILVLFFTFLTKPAVIAFTLAGIFLTTFSYFMLHFYFQAKKPQQMQDMHNQFIQDCIHHISSSHGLAEYHLFLSQALHIFLNTFSYQESQYYSLPLQSKAITSLLEKFSVWMHWKDLYLMKEKILLSIIQQHIEYVKLYPTDLQAHAGLGKAYFELANLYCHPDKIYEKKLPWISPEYDSEELQTKFIKSCYCAIEEFHILDAYSPKDPWVHMQLAGIYHSLDEPLKEIEHYEKVLAVVEKEEQILLRLGTLYFQNGASAKGLQLYENLKEISEQAAAELLSQYGSFSL; from the coding sequence ATGACAACTACGCAAAATATACATTCTGATTACGAATTACATACAGAAATAGCAAAACTGTGCTCAGAGTATCAAGAGAGTTTTAAAACCATAACCTGTCAATATGCTTTTTTTCATATTATTTTTTTTCTGATTGCTCTTATAGAGTTGTCTATTTTAGTGCTCTTTTTTACATTTCTTACAAAACCCGCTGTCATTGCATTCACCTTAGCGGGAATTTTTCTAACTACCTTTTCTTATTTCATGCTGCATTTTTATTTTCAAGCTAAGAAACCACAACAAATGCAAGATATGCATAATCAATTCATCCAAGATTGTATTCATCATATCTCTTCTTCTCATGGCTTAGCAGAGTACCACCTCTTTCTCTCTCAAGCCTTGCATATTTTCTTAAATACTTTTTCCTACCAAGAATCTCAATATTACTCTCTACCCTTGCAATCAAAGGCTATTACTTCTTTACTTGAGAAATTTAGTGTGTGGATGCACTGGAAAGATCTCTATTTGATGAAAGAAAAGATCTTGCTCTCAATTATACAACAACATATAGAATACGTAAAACTCTACCCAACAGATCTACAAGCGCATGCAGGTCTTGGCAAAGCCTATTTTGAACTAGCAAACTTGTATTGTCATCCTGATAAAATTTACGAAAAGAAATTACCTTGGATCTCTCCTGAATACGATTCTGAAGAGCTACAAACCAAGTTCATTAAATCTTGTTATTGCGCTATTGAAGAGTTTCATATTCTCGATGCTTATTCCCCAAAAGATCCTTGGGTGCATATGCAATTAGCAGGGATTTATCACAGTTTAGATGAACCTTTAAAAGAGATTGAACACTATGAAAAAGTACTAGCTGTTGTAGAGAAAGAAGAGCAAATTCTTCTTCGTTTGGGAACTCTCTATTTTCAAAATGGTGCAAGCGCTAAAGGACTACAGCTTTATGAAAATCTTAAAGAGATCAGCGAACAAGCAGCTGCTGAACTTCTCTCTCAATATGGCTCTTTTAGCTTGTAG